In a genomic window of Lysobacterales bacterium:
- a CDS encoding DUF924 domain-containing protein, giving the protein MDQSREAVLDFWFREIDPAQWWRVDPAFDALIRERFLALHARAASGELFGWRRTAHGRLAEIILLDQFSRNMFRGTREAFACDPVALVLAQEAVAAGAHLQLEPPQRAFLLMSYMHSESNVIHVEAERLFREHAPANHEFELKHKAIIDRFGRYPHRNAILGRESSAEEIEFLKQPGSGF; this is encoded by the coding sequence GTGGACCAGTCGCGCGAAGCGGTCCTCGACTTCTGGTTCCGCGAGATCGATCCGGCGCAGTGGTGGCGGGTTGATCCGGCGTTCGATGCGCTGATCCGCGAGCGGTTTCTGGCGCTGCACGCCAGGGCAGCGAGCGGCGAGTTGTTCGGGTGGCGCCGAACGGCGCACGGGCGCCTGGCCGAGATCATCCTGCTCGATCAGTTCTCGCGGAACATGTTCCGCGGCACGCGCGAAGCGTTTGCGTGCGATCCGGTCGCGCTCGTGCTGGCGCAGGAGGCAGTCGCAGCGGGGGCGCATCTGCAGCTCGAGCCGCCGCAGCGTGCGTTCCTGTTGATGTCGTACATGCATAGCGAATCGAACGTGATCCACGTCGAGGCCGAGCGTCTGTTTCGCGAGCACGCGCCGGCGAATCACGAGTTCGAACTGAAGCACAAGGCGATCATCGACCGCTTCGGTCGCTATCCGCACCGCAATGCCATCCTCGGCCGCGAATCGAGCGCCGAAGAGATCGAATTCCTGAAGCAGCCGGGCTCGGGATTCTGA
- a CDS encoding type II toxin-antitoxin system VapC family toxin: MMRFLLDTNICIYAMKARPPAVAKRFAEVRSSDLAISSVTVYELWYGVQRSQALARNSEALREFLAPLRQLEFDADDAAVCARIRAVLDAKGTPVGPYDLQIAAQALRRKLTLVTHDTAEFKRIPGLKIADWT; the protein is encoded by the coding sequence CTGATGCGCTTTCTGCTCGACACGAACATCTGCATCTACGCGATGAAGGCGCGTCCGCCGGCGGTGGCCAAGCGGTTCGCGGAAGTGCGCAGCAGCGATCTCGCGATTTCCAGCGTCACCGTCTACGAACTCTGGTACGGCGTGCAGCGCAGCCAGGCGCTGGCGCGCAACAGCGAGGCCCTGCGTGAATTTCTCGCTCCGCTGCGGCAACTGGAGTTCGACGCCGACGACGCCGCGGTCTGCGCCAGGATCCGCGCCGTGCTCGACGCCAAGGGCACGCCGGTCGGCCCGTACGACCTGCAAATCGCCGCGCAAGCCTTACGCCGCAAACTGACCCTGGTCACCCACGACACCGCCGAATTCAAGCGCATCCCCGGACTGAAGATCGCGGACTGGACTTGA
- a CDS encoding AbrB/MazE/SpoVT family DNA-binding domain-containing protein, whose translation MKTAKLFTSGGSQAVRLPREFRMPGDQVRISREGSRVVLEAIAPAATALVEALAKFSDDMFAEGRQQPGMQKRRSL comes from the coding sequence ATGAAGACAGCCAAGTTGTTCACGTCCGGCGGCTCCCAAGCCGTGCGGCTGCCGCGCGAGTTCCGCATGCCCGGCGATCAGGTACGCATTTCCCGGGAGGGTTCCCGCGTCGTGCTCGAGGCGATCGCGCCCGCCGCGACCGCCCTCGTTGAAGCGCTCGCCAAGTTCTCGGACGACATGTTCGCCGAGGGTCGCCAGCAACCCGGAATGCAGAAGCGGCGGAGTCTCTGA